The following are from one region of the Gammaproteobacteria bacterium genome:
- the mfd gene encoding transcription-repair coupling factor, with protein MKNPKEISVFRPPSPGDANKRQRWNRLFGSSRALALLSLAQSNTSTIIVVLSDARSLQLLVDELTFFNDAQNPVPVYTLPDWECLPYDSFSPHQDIVSQRLLTLSRLPGLRRCIVLTTISTIMHRLAPVNYVSGHSLNLAKGERINLTALRDKLTQTSYRSVSQVMEPGEYAVRGGLVDIFPMGSHTPYRIDLFGDEIESIRTFDPQSQLSSDTLDNIELLPAREFPVTEEAITRFRQAFRAQFEGDPTQAGVYRDISEGIIPSGAEYYIPLFFEQTATIFDYLPDKTVAVIDSELAAASGRFQSEITERYLQRRHDRERPILPPEKLFLEQDVVIARLKAMPIIELGGHETAGVLHEAPVYTFESSLPVQLPVDHHSESPYRELFDYLGNTRQRNLIVAETPGRRETMRELLAANGLKTRIVSGWHEFFNGDTRLALAHSTLDRGLLLQDPAIAVITEAQLFGERAAQRRRRSQTAREPEAIIRSLAELHIGDPIVHEQHGVGRYLGLEMLDVGDGPTEFLAIQYAGNDKLYLPVTSLHLIGRYTSTHPETAPLHRMGGDVWENAKKRAQKKARDVAAELLDIYARREARPGMEFKLNEAGYNAFADGFPFEETPDQARAINEVIADMQRPVPMDRLVCGDVGFGKTEVALRAAFVAVDNSKQVVVLVPTTLLAQQHFQNFQDRFAEWPVHVELLSRFRTKKEQEEVLDQARKGKVDIIVGTHRLLQDDIVLDRPGLIIVDEEQRFGVRQKEKLKKLRSEVDILTLTATPIPRTLNLGMTGLRDISIIATPPEQRLSVKTFVNENSNSIIREACLREIHRGGQVYYLHNEVRTMDKALADLQQLLPEARIHMAHGQMPERELERIMLDFYHQRFNILLCSTIIESGIDVPSANTILIERADKFGLAQLHQLRGRVGRSHHRAYAYMLIPSKQALTGDARKRLEAIASLDELGAGFALASHDLEIRGAGELLGESQSGEIDEIGFTMYTELLSRAVKSLKEGKEPELDKPVQPASEINIHAPVLFPAEYIPDVHTRLVLYKRLANAADKSSLQQLKEEVIDRFGLLPEETALLFSVSELRIDASRIGISKIDAGSKGARIQFETNPDIDPAALIQLMQSSPREYRLDGPTMLRVNAEMKKPADRLDRLARILNALVRA; from the coding sequence TTGAAGAATCCAAAGGAAATTTCGGTATTTCGCCCACCGTCCCCCGGCGACGCAAACAAGCGCCAGCGCTGGAACCGGCTCTTCGGTAGCAGTCGGGCATTGGCACTGCTAAGCCTGGCACAGAGCAATACCAGCACTATTATTGTGGTCTTGTCCGATGCGCGCTCTCTGCAGCTGTTGGTGGATGAACTGACATTTTTCAATGATGCTCAGAACCCGGTACCAGTCTACACATTGCCGGATTGGGAATGCCTGCCCTACGACAGTTTTTCGCCTCACCAGGATATTGTTTCCCAGCGCCTGCTGACCCTGTCTCGATTACCCGGACTTCGCAGGTGTATTGTGCTCACAACAATCAGCACAATCATGCACAGGCTCGCGCCAGTCAACTATGTATCGGGACACAGCCTCAACCTGGCAAAGGGAGAACGCATTAATCTCACCGCCTTGCGAGACAAGCTGACCCAGACTTCCTATCGCTCTGTCAGCCAGGTAATGGAGCCGGGTGAATACGCGGTACGCGGCGGACTAGTTGATATATTTCCAATGGGGTCGCACACACCCTATCGCATCGATTTGTTTGGCGATGAAATCGAAAGCATTCGAACCTTTGACCCGCAGTCCCAGCTCTCAAGCGATACCCTGGACAATATCGAGCTGTTGCCGGCAAGAGAGTTCCCGGTAACAGAAGAAGCCATTACCCGTTTCCGGCAGGCGTTTCGGGCACAGTTTGAAGGTGACCCGACGCAAGCGGGAGTTTATCGTGACATCAGCGAGGGCATTATTCCATCCGGCGCCGAATACTACATTCCACTGTTCTTTGAACAAACAGCCACCATATTCGACTACCTGCCGGACAAAACCGTAGCAGTGATTGACAGTGAACTGGCTGCAGCTTCAGGCCGGTTCCAGTCTGAAATTACCGAACGCTACTTGCAGCGTCGACACGACCGCGAGCGACCAATCCTGCCGCCAGAAAAGCTGTTTCTCGAGCAGGACGTTGTCATCGCCCGGTTAAAAGCCATGCCGATAATCGAGCTGGGCGGTCACGAAACTGCCGGTGTTTTGCATGAAGCTCCGGTATATACCTTCGAATCTTCACTGCCTGTACAGCTTCCTGTCGATCATCACAGTGAGTCACCATACCGGGAGCTTTTCGACTACCTGGGCAATACCCGACAGCGCAACCTTATCGTTGCTGAAACACCCGGCAGGCGCGAGACCATGCGCGAACTACTGGCAGCCAACGGCCTCAAGACAAGGATCGTTTCCGGCTGGCACGAGTTTTTTAATGGCGATACCCGGCTGGCACTGGCCCATTCGACACTGGACCGTGGACTGCTGTTACAGGATCCGGCTATCGCCGTCATTACCGAGGCCCAGCTTTTCGGTGAACGCGCCGCTCAACGTCGACGCCGCTCGCAAACAGCGCGCGAACCGGAAGCTATTATTCGCAGCCTCGCGGAACTGCATATTGGCGATCCCATTGTTCATGAACAACACGGTGTTGGTCGCTACCTTGGCCTGGAAATGCTGGATGTAGGTGACGGCCCGACAGAGTTTCTTGCCATTCAGTACGCTGGCAACGACAAGCTTTACCTGCCAGTTACGTCTCTACACCTGATTGGACGATACACCAGCACTCACCCGGAAACCGCACCGCTGCATCGCATGGGCGGCGACGTCTGGGAGAATGCGAAAAAGCGTGCACAGAAAAAAGCACGCGATGTTGCTGCCGAGTTGCTGGATATTTATGCCCGGCGCGAAGCCAGACCTGGTATGGAGTTCAAACTCAACGAAGCCGGCTACAATGCATTCGCCGACGGTTTTCCGTTTGAAGAGACCCCGGACCAGGCGCGGGCCATCAATGAAGTTATTGCCGACATGCAGCGGCCCGTCCCCATGGATCGCCTGGTCTGTGGTGACGTTGGTTTTGGCAAAACCGAGGTTGCACTGCGCGCCGCTTTTGTCGCGGTGGATAACAGCAAACAGGTCGTGGTACTGGTACCCACCACCCTGCTAGCCCAGCAACACTTTCAAAATTTCCAGGATCGGTTTGCCGAATGGCCGGTACACGTTGAACTGCTGTCGCGGTTTCGCACCAAGAAAGAACAGGAAGAAGTGCTGGACCAGGCCAGGAAAGGCAAGGTGGATATTATCGTCGGCACACATCGCCTGCTGCAGGATGACATTGTTCTTGATCGTCCCGGGCTGATTATTGTTGACGAGGAGCAGCGATTCGGCGTCCGTCAGAAGGAAAAGCTCAAGAAACTGCGCAGCGAGGTGGATATCCTTACACTTACTGCCACGCCAATTCCACGCACACTCAACCTGGGCATGACCGGGTTACGCGATATTTCCATTATTGCAACACCACCGGAACAGCGGCTGTCCGTCAAGACGTTCGTTAACGAGAACAGCAACAGCATTATCCGTGAAGCTTGCCTGCGCGAAATCCATCGTGGCGGCCAGGTGTATTATCTGCACAACGAAGTGCGCACCATGGACAAGGCACTGGCCGATCTTCAACAACTGTTACCCGAGGCCCGGATCCATATGGCGCACGGCCAGATGCCGGAGCGCGAGCTGGAACGCATCATGCTCGACTTCTATCACCAGCGCTTCAATATCCTGCTGTGCAGTACCATCATCGAATCCGGCATCGATGTCCCTTCAGCCAATACCATATTGATCGAGCGGGCGGACAAGTTTGGTCTGGCGCAGTTGCACCAGTTGCGCGGTCGTGTAGGCCGCTCGCACCATCGCGCCTACGCCTATATGTTGATCCCGTCAAAACAGGCATTAACAGGCGATGCACGCAAACGTCTTGAGGCTATTGCCTCCCTGGATGAATTGGGCGCCGGCTTTGCGCTCGCTTCCCACGATCTCGAGATTCGTGGTGCCGGTGAACTTCTTGGTGAGAGCCAGAGTGGTGAAATTGATGAAATCGGCTTCACCATGTACACAGAACTGCTCAGTCGGGCAGTGAAGTCGCTCAAGGAGGGCAAGGAGCCCGAACTGGACAAACCGGTGCAGCCGGCTTCTGAAATCAATATTCACGCCCCGGTGCTGTTCCCTGCCGAATATATCCCCGATGTGCACACACGCCTCGTACTTTACAAGCGCCTGGCCAATGCCGCTGACAAGAGCAGCCTGCAACAGTTAAAGGAGGAAGTTATTGATCGTTTCGGGTTGTTGCCGGAAGAAACTGCGTTACTGTTTTCTGTCTCGGAATTACGGATCGATGCAAGCCGGATTGGTATCAGCAAGATTGATGCCGGCAGCAAGGGTGCCAGGATCCAGTTTGAAACCAATCCTGATATTGACCCGGCGGCACTGATTCAGCTGATGCAATCATCACCACGTGAATATCGCCTGGATGGACCGACCATGCTTCGCGTAAACGCAGAAATGAAAAAACCTGCCGACAGGCTCGACAGGCTTGCTCGCATCCTTAACGCCCTGGTCAGGGCGTAA